The sequence TATATgttaaacttgattttcttacCTTTCTTGCATTGATAGAGActtttttggttatttatttatttattttctagttATTGTGAACTTTCACTAAGTTATGTAATTTTACTTCTAGAATAATTGGGGTTTAATCACTCTCAAAACCTTTATCATTCATACTATTTATTGCAATACGGACTTCACCATCTCCATAAATTTTTATGACATACACCCACCACAATGATGGGTACCGCTCCAGCATAAATGGAGGCAGTGTTGTTTTACTATTTGTACTTATGGACCGACATTTGAGAAGTGGGAGTTCAGTGCcaagaaattaattttattcaaaatagtGTAGATTTGCAACATTCAGTAAggtatttatttaattattaatttctatGAAAGAAAGGATAAATTCTTTACTGTCTTGGTAGAAAGActacgctttttttttttttttttttttctggtttatGATATATTGTGCACATGCAAAGTAACATGTAATATATTTCTGTTGATGACTTGTGGCAGAAAAGAGTTCTGGTAAAATTAATTGGATTGGATGGGTAAGACAATTAAGTTGAATGGATTCCCTTCGCATGTGACTGTAGCGGCAGTTAAGCAGTCTATGGAGCGACGTACAGGTGAAGGAACTGTTTATGCTATTAAGATTAGGCAATGCAGAGTTGCGCGTCTAGGGGCATATGCTATCATTCAATTCACCACCACCACATGTGCTGAATTAATTATCTCCTTAGGTAGTAATAAGCGGTTATGGTATGGGAAATTTTGTTTGAAGGCTCGGGAAATGGAGCGTGATATTGTACCAAAGCCAAGAACTTTTCTGCATcgcatggaaaatataaaactGCATCTTGGTTGTCAGATctcaaatgaaaaatttataattttatggaATGCGGTGAATGTTTCAGTGAAATTTGGGATTGGATTAcgaaaattacaattttttctttcccatAATTATGTGGAATACAGACTCGATCTTTACGATGAGAATATTTGGCAGATTGAGTTACATCGTCCACGTAGTCAAGATACTAATAAGCATCTTTTGATTCAGGTTGGTctgttttgatttgattgttcattttaatataaaaaaaaaaatacatggttATCTTCTCTTTAGCTAAACAAATAGTGTTATTTAAGTGTTGATTCCTCCATTGTCTTGTTTGAACAATTTGCATGTTTTACTTTGTTGAAATTACTCATGTGAACACCAGTTTTATCATattcaaattacaaatataCCCTCACAAGGGTTAAGAATTAcaaatgtaaataatatttggaTTATAGATTCAAAAAAGTTCATCTGCCAATGAACTATGGCTCAACTGGCAATTCTTTCATAATAATGGGTTCAATACCTATTGGGTGTGTGTAGTTTACCAATATAAAAAGGGTTGATGCTATCTTCTTTAATCATCACATCCTTGCGCATAAACTCAGAAGTTCTAACTTTGATTTTCCATCTTCTGTAGTAAACAACTATACTCCCAGTAGAACTCATGAGTGCAACACTTGTGATGCatatataaattgattttttttttttaatgtaaaataatatttttggtaGTTAGTTATCTAGTGCAAGGTTCATGTAAAGATACATTTTTGTGTCTAGTATGAAAACCAACTACTTCAGAAGCATATACTCTAGCTATATATTGATGCTTGCAATAGCTATTAACAAAACATGGTGTACTCTCTGTAAGTACCAAATGGCTTTACTTTTTCTCTAACACTAACTATTAGTTGACATTCACAGAAGGattcttataattatttgtattataatatttttttatttttgttttaattgctAGTTATTTGGCGCTCCTCGGATTTATGAGAGGGCTGTGCCCATCTCAGGAAATGAATTTGAAGATCCTAATCTCAATTATTTCATGGATATTCCTGATGACCAATGGATTCGTGCAACTGATTTCACTCCATCATGCTATATTGGGCAATCTTCTGCTTTGTGTTTGGAGCTTCCTTCTGATCACCAGCTTCCGAATTTTCGGGAGATCTTTGCTTTTTACAAAGAAAGTGAAGAAAGATATATTTTGGAAACTGGGTCTAGTTTTTCTTCCAATATGGACTTGGTGCCTATTGTTGGCCCTCCGCCTGGGATTACTTTACCATTTGATATCTTGTTTAAAATTAACTCGTTGGTTCAAAATGGCTGTCTTGCAGGACCAACACTTGATGCTAGTTTTTATCGTTTGGTTGATCCAAGAAAAATGAATATTGCCTATATAGAATATGCCCTGGAGAAACTCTATCATTTAAAAGAATGTTGTCATGAGCCTTCGAGGTGGCTTGGTGAGCAGTATAGAAAGTACATCACATCACGACGTCCTCCAAAGTCGCCTGTTATATCGTTAGACTCTGGGTTGGTGTATGTACGTAGGGTTCAAATAACACCTTCTAAAGTTTACTTTTGTGGTCCAGAAATTAATTTGTCAAATCGTGTCCTGCGCAATTTTCatgaagatattgataattttctTCGTGTATCCTTTGTTGATGAGGAACTGGATAAACTGTATTCAACAGATTTATCTCCACGTGCATCTTCTGGTAATGAGGATAGGAGAACTGGAATCTACAAAAGAATTCTATCTATTCTTAGAAATGGCATAGTTATCGGTGACAAAAAGTTTGAATTTCTTGCATTCTCATCAAGTCAATTACGAGAAAATTCCATGTGGATGTTTGCTTCAAGAAATGGATGTACTGCTGATGATATCAGAGAGTGGATGGGCATTTTTCATCAGATTAGAAATGTGGCGAAATATGCTGCCAGATTGGGTCAATCCTTTGGTTCATCCACAGAAACTCTTAGTGTTGATAAGCatgaaattgaaattattcCTGACGTAGAGGTTGATCAGGATGGGGTCAAGTATGTCTTCTCTGATGGAATTGGGAAAATATCTTCTGAATTTGCTGAGAAAGTAGCTTTAAAATGCAGTTGTAAAGGACGCACTCCGTCTGCCTTTCAGATTCGATATGGTGGGTACAAAGGTGTCGTCGCAGTTGATCCAACCTCATCTGTGAAATTATCATTAAGGAAGAGCATGTCCAAGTATGAATCAGAAAACACAAAACTAGATGTTTTAGCATATACCAAGTTTCAGCCTTGTTTTCTGAATCGCCAATTGATCACCCTTTTGTCTACCCTTGGAGTTGACGATtatgtttttgagaaaaaacaaaaagaagttgTAGAACAACTTGATGCTATATTAATAGATCCGTTGAGGGTACAGGAGGCTTTGGATTTGATGTCCCCAGGAGAGAATACCAATGTTCTAAAGGAAATGATCATGTGTGGTTATAGGCCTGATTCTGAACCATTTCTTTCTCTGATGCTGCAGACATTCCGGGCATCAAAGTTGTTGGACTTGCGGACTAAAACAAGGATATTTATTCCAGATGGAAGGGCAATGATGGGATGTCTAGATGAAACTAGAACTTTGGAATATGGTCAGGTATTTGTGCAACTTTCTAGTAATAAGCTTAGGCAGCTAGACAATGATTTCAGCATGAGTAGCGGCAGTGGATCAGATCAGCGATTTGTTATTGAAGGGAAGATAGTAGTTGCAAAAAACCCCTGCTTGCATCCTGGCGATGTGCGTGTTTTGAAGGCCGTTAATGTGTCAGCTTTGCACCATATGGTGGACTGTGTTGTTTTTCCCCAAAAAGGATCTAGGTAAATTAATCTCCTAGTACTTCTACAAATCCTTGAATAATGTCATTTGAATTATAGGtgacaacttttatttttgtctctctcATCTTTTTGTGAAAGCACCTTTTTGTTATTGAGCTAGCTAGATTCTACCTGTTGACTGCAAGAATATATTCTCTGTAGAGGATATGTTGCAACTGTGACTGCAGTGGATAAATTTGCACGAAGtccttcaatttttatatttgagtACTGCAAGGCTTAGTCACCTCTCTTTCTTATTAGCAAATGATTTTGTCAACTAtgcttgtcatttgttaaaacatGATAAAAACATGGATATGGGTTTGGGATGTTGTGGTCCTCCTATTAGAGTTATACCCGCAAAATCCCCAAAAGGGaaataataacataattatgagtcaattaaatgtttaactACCTTATGTTTTCTCTTACAAGGGAATCAAGTGTCTATGCTACATGGGACTTCACTCTCCCTTGAAGTTTTAAAGTTTGGGATTTATGTGATATTGACATTTTGACATACACCTGAACTTATTTGTGTATTTTGAGTCTTATGTAATTTTGCACCTAGGATTTTGGCTTTAGTGGCAAGATAAAccattattatcaaattttatatgctTTGTCTACAACATGATCAGTTAGTTTATATGTGGCAGAATGTTGCTCATTCTTTTGAATGCTATTTAGTGGAATTTTCTAAAGATGATTGTGACTGACagttatttgatttttataagGCCTCATCCAAATGAGTGTTCGGGTAGTGACTTGGATGGAGATATCTACTTCGTCTGTTGGGATCCTGAACTCCTTCCACCTCAGCAAATTCAGCCAATGGATTACTCTCCAGCACAAAGTTTGCAGTTGGATCATGACGTTACCATTGAGGTATAGTGTCTTGGATAAACGATAGCATGTTTAAATAACTGGGCGGCCCTTTTTTTCCCCTATGTTTTAATCTAAATGTAGGTTCTCTTAATGTGCTTTTGGCAAGCTCTTAGGTTCTTTGCCCTTCTCAATGATATAATTCATGATATCTCTATTCCCCCATTCCCCTCTTGTGT comes from Castanea sativa cultivar Marrone di Chiusa Pesio chromosome 3, ASM4071231v1 and encodes:
- the LOC142626975 gene encoding putative RNA-dependent RNA polymerase 1 yields the protein MGKTIKLNGFPSHVTVAAVKQSMERRTGEGTVYAIKIRQCRVARLGAYAIIQFTTTTCAELIISLGSNKRLWYGKFCLKAREMERDIVPKPRTFLHRMENIKLHLGCQISNEKFIILWNAVNVSVKFGIGLRKLQFFLSHNYVEYRLDLYDENIWQIELHRPRSQDTNKHLLIQLFGAPRIYERAVPISGNEFEDPNLNYFMDIPDDQWIRATDFTPSCYIGQSSALCLELPSDHQLPNFREIFAFYKESEERYILETGSSFSSNMDLVPIVGPPPGITLPFDILFKINSLVQNGCLAGPTLDASFYRLVDPRKMNIAYIEYALEKLYHLKECCHEPSRWLGEQYRKYITSRRPPKSPVISLDSGLVYVRRVQITPSKVYFCGPEINLSNRVLRNFHEDIDNFLRVSFVDEELDKLYSTDLSPRASSGNEDRRTGIYKRILSILRNGIVIGDKKFEFLAFSSSQLRENSMWMFASRNGCTADDIREWMGIFHQIRNVAKYAARLGQSFGSSTETLSVDKHEIEIIPDVEVDQDGVKYVFSDGIGKISSEFAEKVALKCSCKGRTPSAFQIRYGGYKGVVAVDPTSSVKLSLRKSMSKYESENTKLDVLAYTKFQPCFLNRQLITLLSTLGVDDYVFEKKQKEVVEQLDAILIDPLRVQEALDLMSPGENTNVLKEMIMCGYRPDSEPFLSLMLQTFRASKLLDLRTKTRIFIPDGRAMMGCLDETRTLEYGQVFVQLSSNKLRQLDNDFSMSSGSGSDQRFVIEGKIVVAKNPCLHPGDVRVLKAVNVSALHHMVDCVVFPQKGSRPHPNECSGSDLDGDIYFVCWDPELLPPQQIQPMDYSPAQSLQLDHDVTIEEVQEYFTNYIVNDSLGIIANAHTAFADKEPTKAMSDPCIELAKLFSIAVDFPKTGVPAEIPHELHVKEYPDFMEKLDKPTYISDNVIGKLFREVKDIKPNTSDFDSFTAEVAKRSYDSDMEVDGFEDFIDDAVYYKENYDNKLGNMMDYYGFKTEAEILSGNIMRMGKSSTKRRDAEAITMAVKSLRKQARAWFNERGSDLDSEAEDVYAKASAWYHVTYHFSYWGTYNEGMDRDHFLSFPWCVYDKLVHIKKEKARKRMALSSLELQFSHGLRMS